From a single Pongo pygmaeus isolate AG05252 chromosome 12, NHGRI_mPonPyg2-v2.0_pri, whole genome shotgun sequence genomic region:
- the VAMP5 gene encoding vesicle-associated membrane protein 5 has translation MAGKELERCQQQANEVTELMRNNFGKVLERGVKLAELEQRSDQLLDMSSTFSKTTKTLAQKKRWENVRYRICVGLVVVGVLLIILIVLLVVFLPQSSDSSSAPRTQDAGTASGPGD, from the exons atG GCAGGAAAAGAGTTGGAGCGGTGCCAGCAGCAGGCGAACGAGGTGACGGAACTTATGCGTAACAACTTTGGCAAGGTCCTGGAGCGTGGTGTGAAGCTGGCCGAACTGGAGCAGCGTTCAGACCAACTCCTGGATATG AGCTCAACCTTCAGCAAGACTACAAAGACCCTGGCCCAGAAGAAGCGCTGGGAGAACGTCCGTTACCGGATCTGCGTGGGGCTGGTGGTGGTCGGTGTCCTGCTCATTATCCTGATTGTGCTGCTGGTCGTCTTTCTCCCTCAGAGCAGTGACAGCAGTAGTGCCCCACGGACCCAGGATGCAGGCACTGCCTCAGGGCCTGGGGACTGA
- the VAMP8 gene encoding vesicle-associated membrane protein 8, translating to MEEASEGGGNDRVRNLQSEVEGVKNIMTQNVERILARGENLEHLRNKTEDLEATSEHFKTTSQKVARKFWWKNVKMIVLICVIVFIIILFIVLFATGAFS from the exons ATG GAGGAAGCCAGTGAAGGTGGAGGAAATGATCGTGTGCGGAATCTGCAAAGTGAGGTGGAGGGAGTTAAGAATATTATGACCCAGAATGTGGAGCGGATCCTGGCCAGAGGGGAAAACTTGGAACATCTCCGCAACAAGACAGAGGATCTGGAAGCCACA TCTGAGCACTTCAAGACGACATCGCAGAAGGTGGCTCGGAAATTCTGGTGGAAGAACGTGAAGATGATTGTCCTTATCTGCGTGATTGTTTTTATCATCATCCTCTTCATTGTGCTTTTTGCCACTGGTGCCTTCTCTTAA
- the RNF181 gene encoding E3 ubiquitin-protein ligase RNF181 isoform X2 — MASYFDEHDCEPSDPEQETRTNMLLELARSLFNRMDFEDLGLVVDWDHHLPPPAAKTVVENLPRTVIRGSQAELKCPVCLLEFEEEETAIEMPCHHLFHSSCILPWLSKTNSCPLCRHELPTDDDTYEEHRRDKARKQQQQHRLENLHGAMYT; from the exons ATGGCGTCCTATTTCGATGAACACGACTGCGAGCCGTCGGACCCTGAGCAGGAGACGCGAACCAACATGCTGCTGGAGCTCGCAAG GTCACTTTTCAATAGGATGGACTTTGAAGACTTGGGGTTGGTAGTAGATTGGGACCACCACCTGCCTCCACCAGCTGCCAAGACTGTGGTTGAGAACCTCCCCAGGACAGTCATCAGAGGCTCTCAGGCTG AGCTCAAGTGCCCCGTGTGTCTTTTGGAATTTGAGGAGGAGGAGACTGCCATTGAGATGCCTTGCCATCACCTTTTCCATTCCAGCTGCATTCTGCCCTGGCTAAGCAAG ACAAATTCCTGTCCCTTGTGCCGCCATGAGCTGCCCACTGATGACGACACTTACGAGGAGCACAGACGAGATAAG gctcgaaaacagcagcagcaacaccgACTGGAGAACCTCCATGGAGCCATGTACACGTGA
- the RNF181 gene encoding E3 ubiquitin-protein ligase RNF181 isoform X1 — protein MASYFDEHDCEPSDPEQETRTNMLLELARSLFNRMDFEDLGLVVDWDHHLPPPAAKTVVENLPRTVIRGSQAALTLPWAQYSSFFLFMDCWGMEEEWQMGAGEGGYQLMKIRPRLEHYSTFLRQIPVPCAAMSCPLMTTLTRSTDEIRLENSSSNTDWRTSMEPCTREEVGAEC, from the exons ATGGCGTCCTATTTCGATGAACACGACTGCGAGCCGTCGGACCCTGAGCAGGAGACGCGAACCAACATGCTGCTGGAGCTCGCAAG GTCACTTTTCAATAGGATGGACTTTGAAGACTTGGGGTTGGTAGTAGATTGGGACCACCACCTGCCTCCACCAGCTGCCAAGACTGTGGTTGAGAACCTCCCCAGGACAGTCATCAGAGGCTCTCAGGCTG CTCTCACCCTGCCCTGGGCCCAGTACTCAAGCTTCTTTCTGTTCATGGACTGCTGGGGGATGGAAGAAGAGTGGCAGATGGGAGCAGGGGAGGGTGGTTATCAGCTTATGAAGATCAGACCAAGGCTAGAACACTACTCTACTTTTCTCAGACAAATTCCTGTCCCTTGTGCCGCCATGAGCTGCCCACTGATGACGACACTTACGAGGAGCACAGACGAGATAAG gctcgaaaacagcagcagcaacaccgACTGGAGAACCTCCATGGAGCCATGTACACGTGAGGAGGTTGGGGCTGAGTGCTAG